In Vigna unguiculata cultivar IT97K-499-35 chromosome 3, ASM411807v1, whole genome shotgun sequence, a single genomic region encodes these proteins:
- the LOC114179547 gene encoding nudix hydrolase 8 → MELKSFSSSSVSTSDVAHVGRSYSTLISSFRHKVGFKFSTHFKCRRGLFLRTYSGSDKAYFTNEVVNSSVGQDNLAAETSSRRINGTNGSTSSFYYRNLRILDAFDDEYGGVVVDSDRIPSNPYTFASLLRLSLFQWKKMGKKGIWLKLQLEQSDLVPIAVKEGFQYHHAEPGYVMLTYWIPEGPSMLPANASHQVGVGGFVINEKNEVLVVQEKHCSPATLGLWKIPTGFILEAEEIYTGAVREVKEETGIDTEFIEVIAFRHAHNVAFEKSDLFFICMLRPLSSEIIVDDLEVEAAKWMPLVEFVEQPLIQEDSMFKKIVDIFIARLGKRYCGLSTHQVVSKFDGMVSSLYYNVIDNEDNCVGK, encoded by the exons ATGGAGCTCAAATCCTTCTCTTCTAGTTCCGTGTCCACATCTGATGTTGCCCATGTTGGAAGATCCTATTCCACTTTGATCTCCAGTTTCAGGCACAAAGTTGGATTTAAATTCTCTACCCACTTCAAGTGCCGCAGAG GGTTGTTTCTGAGGACTTACAGTGGTTCGGACAAGGCTTATTTCACAAATGAAGTTGTAAATAGTTCAGTTGGTCAAGATAATCTTGCAGCAGAAACGAGCTCACGTAGAATTAACGGAACCAATGGCTCAACTTCGAGCTTCTATTACAGAAATCTGAGAATACTTGATGCTTTTGATGATGAATATGGGGGAGTTGTCGTTGATTCAGATAGGATACCATCCAACCCATATACCTTCGCATCTTTGCTGCGTTTGTCTCTCTTTCAGTGGAAAAAGATG GGAAAAAAGGGAATTTGGCTTAAGTTGCAGTTAGAGCAATCTGATCTTGTTCCAATTGCTGTTAAG GAAGGCTTCCAATACCACCATGCTGAACCAGGATATGTGATGTTAACTTACTGGATTCCTGAAGGACCCAGCATGCTTCCAGCGAATGCGTCTCATCAAGTTGGAGTTGGTGGCTTTGTCATCAacgaaaaaaatgaa GTGCTTGTAGTGCAAGAGAAACACTGCTCTCCAGCAACTCTTGGTCTTTGGAAGATACCAACTGGATTCATTCTTGAG GCAGAAGAGATATATACTGGAGCTGTAAGAGAAGTGAAGGAGGAAACTGGG ATCGATACAGAGTTCATAGAAGTCATAGCATTTAG GCATGCTCATAATGTGGCATTTGAGAAGTCAGATTTGTTCTTCATCTGCATGCTAAGACCCCTGTCATCTGAGATCATTGTTGATGATCTTGAAGTTGAAGCAGCAAAG TGGATGCCACTGGTTGAGTTTGTGGAGCAACCACTGATCCAAGAAGACTCGATGTTCAAGAAGATCGTGGATATCTTCATTGCTCGTCTAGGGAAACGATATTGTGGCTTATCAACTCATCAAGTAGTTTCAAAGTTTGATGGCATGGTGTCTTCCTTGTACTACAATGTCATCGACAATGAAGATAACTG